The following are encoded together in the Chaetodon auriga isolate fChaAug3 chromosome 6, fChaAug3.hap1, whole genome shotgun sequence genome:
- the frmd5a gene encoding FERM domain-containing protein 5 isoform X1 gives MLSRFMSGSIRNLEREYSCTVRLLDDTEYTCTIQRDAKGQYLFDLICHHLNLLEKDYFGIRYVDPDKQRHWLEFTKSISKQMKSQPPFTMCLRVKFYPPEPAALKEEITRYLVFLQIKRDLYHGRLLCKTSDAAVLAAHILQAEIGDYDPGKHPEGYSSKFQFFPKHSEKLERRIADIHKTELIGQTPETSERNFLQKAQMLETYGVDPHPCKDVSGNPAFLAFTPFGFVVLQGNKRVHFLKWNEVTKLKFEGKTFHVYANQKEDEKIILTYFAPTPEACKHLWKCGVENQAFYKLEKSSQVRTVSSSNLFFKGSRFRYSGRVAKEVMEQSAKIKREPPEIHRAGLVPSRSCPSITHGPRLSSVPRTRRRAVHISIMEGLESLRDSAHSTPVRSVSHGESFMPRSRSQATDASERTAVISDEAYSPSDSVLPTPVAEHSMELAASRQINGAPCSIEEEKESEAGTPMHGEGGDFGADGRSALEGAGGDSALSEVEQVNKFVLSVLRLLLVTIGLLFVLLLLLIILTESDLDIAFLRDIRQTPEFEQFHYEYFCPLRRWFACKLRWVGGLLINK, from the exons CGGGATGCTAAGGGACAGTATCTGTTTGACCTCATCTGCCACCACCTCAACTTGCTGGAGAAAGACTATTTTGGCATCAGATATGTGGATCCAGACAAGCAGCGG CACTGGTTGGAGTTCACAAAATCAATCTCAAAGCAAATGAAGT ctcagcctccaTTCACCATGTGTCTGAGAGTCAAGTTCTACCCTCCCGAGCCTGCTGCTCTCAAGGAGGAAATCACACG ATATCTTGTCTTCCTGCAAATTAAGCGAGACCTCTACCACGGTCGGCTCCTGTGTAAAACCTCCGATGCGGCCGTGCTGGCTGCCCACATCCTTCAAG CTGAGATTGGTGATTATGACCCCGGGAAGCATCCTGAAGGTTACAGCTCCAAATTCCAGTTCTTTCCGAAACATTCGGAGAAGCTGGAGCGCCGGATTGCAGACATACacaagacagagctgat TGGACAGACACCTGAAACATCGGAGCGAAATTTCCTGCAGAAAGCCCAGATGCTGGAGACATATGGTGTTGATCCGCATCCATGCAAG GATGTGTCAGGGAACCCAGCTTTCCTCGCCTTCACACCATTTGGGTTTGTGGTGCTTCAGGGAAACAAGAGAGTTCATTTTCTCAAATG GAACGAGGTGACCAAACTGAAGTTCGAAGGCAAGACGTTCCATGTATATGCAAATCAGAAGGAG GACGAAAAGATCATCTTGACATACTTTGCGCCCACACCAGAGGCATGCAAGCACCTTTGGAAGTGTGGAGTGGAGAACCAAGCTTTCTATAA GCTTGAGAAGTCAAGTCAGGTTCGCACTGTGTCCAGCAGCAACCTGTTCTTCAAGGGCAGCCGTTTCCGTTACAG TGGACGAGTGGCAAAAGAGGTGATGGAGCAGAGTGCCAAAATCAAACGCGAACCTCCAGAAATACACAG ggctGGCCTCGTGCCCAGCAGAAGTTGTCCATCCATCACCCACGGGCCTCGCCTCAGCAGTGTACCGCGCACGCGTCGGAGAGCTGTGCACATATCCATCATGGAGG GTCTGGAGTCGTTGCGTGACAGTGCCCACTCTACGCCGGTGCGCTCAGTGTCCCACGGGGAATCCTTCATGCCACGCTCCCGGAGCCAGGCCACAGACGCCAGCGAGAGGACCGCGGTGATCTCGGACGAGGCCTACAGTCCCTCCGACAGCGTCCTGCCCACCCCGGTGGCCGAGCACAGCATGGAGCTGGCTGCCTCGCGCCAGATCAACGGGGCGCCCTGCAGCATcgaggaggagaaggagtcGGAGGCGGGGACCCCCATGCATGGGGAAGGGGGTGATTTTGGTGCGGACGGTAGATCTGCACTAGAGGGTGCAGGGGGGGACTCAGCCCTCAGCGAGGTGGAACAGGTGAATAAATTTGTCTTAAGTGTCCTCCGTTTGCTCCTTGTGACCATTGGACTTCTCTTTGtcttgctcctcctcctcatcatcctcaccgAGTCAGACCTTGACATTGCATTTTTACGTGATATCCGCCAGACCCCCGAGTTTGAGCAGTTCCATTACGAATACTTTTGTCCCCTCAGGCGGTGGTTTGCCTGCAAGCTCCGCTGGGTGGGCGGGTTGCTCATTAACAAGTGA
- the frmd5a gene encoding FERM domain-containing protein 5 isoform X3, producing MLSRFMSGSIRNLEREYSCTVRLLDDTEYTCTIQRDAKGQYLFDLICHHLNLLEKDYFGIRYVDPDKQRHWLEFTKSISKQMKSQPPFTMCLRVKFYPPEPAALKEEITRYLVFLQIKRDLYHGRLLCKTSDAAVLAAHILQAEIGDYDPGKHPEGYSSKFQFFPKHSEKLERRIADIHKTELIGQTPETSERNFLQKAQMLETYGVDPHPCKDVSGNPAFLAFTPFGFVVLQGNKRVHFLKWNEVTKLKFEGKTFHVYANQKEDEKIILTYFAPTPEACKHLWKCGVENQAFYKLEKSSQVRTVSSSNLFFKGSRFRYRAGLVPSRSCPSITHGPRLSSVPRTRRRAVHISIMEGLESLRDSAHSTPVRSVSHGESFMPRSRSQATDASERTAVISDEAYSPSDSVLPTPVAEHSMELAASRQINGAPCSIEEEKESEAGTPMHGEGGDFGADGRSALEGAGGDSALSEVEQVNKFVLSVLRLLLVTIGLLFVLLLLLIILTESDLDIAFLRDIRQTPEFEQFHYEYFCPLRRWFACKLRWVGGLLINK from the exons CGGGATGCTAAGGGACAGTATCTGTTTGACCTCATCTGCCACCACCTCAACTTGCTGGAGAAAGACTATTTTGGCATCAGATATGTGGATCCAGACAAGCAGCGG CACTGGTTGGAGTTCACAAAATCAATCTCAAAGCAAATGAAGT ctcagcctccaTTCACCATGTGTCTGAGAGTCAAGTTCTACCCTCCCGAGCCTGCTGCTCTCAAGGAGGAAATCACACG ATATCTTGTCTTCCTGCAAATTAAGCGAGACCTCTACCACGGTCGGCTCCTGTGTAAAACCTCCGATGCGGCCGTGCTGGCTGCCCACATCCTTCAAG CTGAGATTGGTGATTATGACCCCGGGAAGCATCCTGAAGGTTACAGCTCCAAATTCCAGTTCTTTCCGAAACATTCGGAGAAGCTGGAGCGCCGGATTGCAGACATACacaagacagagctgat TGGACAGACACCTGAAACATCGGAGCGAAATTTCCTGCAGAAAGCCCAGATGCTGGAGACATATGGTGTTGATCCGCATCCATGCAAG GATGTGTCAGGGAACCCAGCTTTCCTCGCCTTCACACCATTTGGGTTTGTGGTGCTTCAGGGAAACAAGAGAGTTCATTTTCTCAAATG GAACGAGGTGACCAAACTGAAGTTCGAAGGCAAGACGTTCCATGTATATGCAAATCAGAAGGAG GACGAAAAGATCATCTTGACATACTTTGCGCCCACACCAGAGGCATGCAAGCACCTTTGGAAGTGTGGAGTGGAGAACCAAGCTTTCTATAA GCTTGAGAAGTCAAGTCAGGTTCGCACTGTGTCCAGCAGCAACCTGTTCTTCAAGGGCAGCCGTTTCCGTTACAG ggctGGCCTCGTGCCCAGCAGAAGTTGTCCATCCATCACCCACGGGCCTCGCCTCAGCAGTGTACCGCGCACGCGTCGGAGAGCTGTGCACATATCCATCATGGAGG GTCTGGAGTCGTTGCGTGACAGTGCCCACTCTACGCCGGTGCGCTCAGTGTCCCACGGGGAATCCTTCATGCCACGCTCCCGGAGCCAGGCCACAGACGCCAGCGAGAGGACCGCGGTGATCTCGGACGAGGCCTACAGTCCCTCCGACAGCGTCCTGCCCACCCCGGTGGCCGAGCACAGCATGGAGCTGGCTGCCTCGCGCCAGATCAACGGGGCGCCCTGCAGCATcgaggaggagaaggagtcGGAGGCGGGGACCCCCATGCATGGGGAAGGGGGTGATTTTGGTGCGGACGGTAGATCTGCACTAGAGGGTGCAGGGGGGGACTCAGCCCTCAGCGAGGTGGAACAGGTGAATAAATTTGTCTTAAGTGTCCTCCGTTTGCTCCTTGTGACCATTGGACTTCTCTTTGtcttgctcctcctcctcatcatcctcaccgAGTCAGACCTTGACATTGCATTTTTACGTGATATCCGCCAGACCCCCGAGTTTGAGCAGTTCCATTACGAATACTTTTGTCCCCTCAGGCGGTGGTTTGCCTGCAAGCTCCGCTGGGTGGGCGGGTTGCTCATTAACAAGTGA
- the frmd5a gene encoding FERM domain-containing protein 5 isoform X2, whose amino-acid sequence MLSRFMSGSIRNLEREYSCTVRLLDDTEYTCTIQRDAKGQYLFDLICHHLNLLEKDYFGIRYVDPDKQRHWLEFTKSISKQMKSQPPFTMCLRVKFYPPEPAALKEEITRYLVFLQIKRDLYHGRLLCKTSDAAVLAAHILQAEIGDYDPGKHPEGYSSKFQFFPKHSEKLERRIADIHKTELIGQTPETSERNFLQKAQMLETYGVDPHPCKDVSGNPAFLAFTPFGFVVLQGNKRVHFLKWNEVTKLKFEGKTFHVYANQKEIILTYFAPTPEACKHLWKCGVENQAFYKLEKSSQVRTVSSSNLFFKGSRFRYSGRVAKEVMEQSAKIKREPPEIHRAGLVPSRSCPSITHGPRLSSVPRTRRRAVHISIMEGLESLRDSAHSTPVRSVSHGESFMPRSRSQATDASERTAVISDEAYSPSDSVLPTPVAEHSMELAASRQINGAPCSIEEEKESEAGTPMHGEGGDFGADGRSALEGAGGDSALSEVEQVNKFVLSVLRLLLVTIGLLFVLLLLLIILTESDLDIAFLRDIRQTPEFEQFHYEYFCPLRRWFACKLRWVGGLLINK is encoded by the exons CGGGATGCTAAGGGACAGTATCTGTTTGACCTCATCTGCCACCACCTCAACTTGCTGGAGAAAGACTATTTTGGCATCAGATATGTGGATCCAGACAAGCAGCGG CACTGGTTGGAGTTCACAAAATCAATCTCAAAGCAAATGAAGT ctcagcctccaTTCACCATGTGTCTGAGAGTCAAGTTCTACCCTCCCGAGCCTGCTGCTCTCAAGGAGGAAATCACACG ATATCTTGTCTTCCTGCAAATTAAGCGAGACCTCTACCACGGTCGGCTCCTGTGTAAAACCTCCGATGCGGCCGTGCTGGCTGCCCACATCCTTCAAG CTGAGATTGGTGATTATGACCCCGGGAAGCATCCTGAAGGTTACAGCTCCAAATTCCAGTTCTTTCCGAAACATTCGGAGAAGCTGGAGCGCCGGATTGCAGACATACacaagacagagctgat TGGACAGACACCTGAAACATCGGAGCGAAATTTCCTGCAGAAAGCCCAGATGCTGGAGACATATGGTGTTGATCCGCATCCATGCAAG GATGTGTCAGGGAACCCAGCTTTCCTCGCCTTCACACCATTTGGGTTTGTGGTGCTTCAGGGAAACAAGAGAGTTCATTTTCTCAAATG GAACGAGGTGACCAAACTGAAGTTCGAAGGCAAGACGTTCCATGTATATGCAAATCAGAAGGAG ATCATCTTGACATACTTTGCGCCCACACCAGAGGCATGCAAGCACCTTTGGAAGTGTGGAGTGGAGAACCAAGCTTTCTATAA GCTTGAGAAGTCAAGTCAGGTTCGCACTGTGTCCAGCAGCAACCTGTTCTTCAAGGGCAGCCGTTTCCGTTACAG TGGACGAGTGGCAAAAGAGGTGATGGAGCAGAGTGCCAAAATCAAACGCGAACCTCCAGAAATACACAG ggctGGCCTCGTGCCCAGCAGAAGTTGTCCATCCATCACCCACGGGCCTCGCCTCAGCAGTGTACCGCGCACGCGTCGGAGAGCTGTGCACATATCCATCATGGAGG GTCTGGAGTCGTTGCGTGACAGTGCCCACTCTACGCCGGTGCGCTCAGTGTCCCACGGGGAATCCTTCATGCCACGCTCCCGGAGCCAGGCCACAGACGCCAGCGAGAGGACCGCGGTGATCTCGGACGAGGCCTACAGTCCCTCCGACAGCGTCCTGCCCACCCCGGTGGCCGAGCACAGCATGGAGCTGGCTGCCTCGCGCCAGATCAACGGGGCGCCCTGCAGCATcgaggaggagaaggagtcGGAGGCGGGGACCCCCATGCATGGGGAAGGGGGTGATTTTGGTGCGGACGGTAGATCTGCACTAGAGGGTGCAGGGGGGGACTCAGCCCTCAGCGAGGTGGAACAGGTGAATAAATTTGTCTTAAGTGTCCTCCGTTTGCTCCTTGTGACCATTGGACTTCTCTTTGtcttgctcctcctcctcatcatcctcaccgAGTCAGACCTTGACATTGCATTTTTACGTGATATCCGCCAGACCCCCGAGTTTGAGCAGTTCCATTACGAATACTTTTGTCCCCTCAGGCGGTGGTTTGCCTGCAAGCTCCGCTGGGTGGGCGGGTTGCTCATTAACAAGTGA